In the Pan paniscus chromosome 8, NHGRI_mPanPan1-v2.0_pri, whole genome shotgun sequence genome, one interval contains:
- the ACBD7 gene encoding acyl-CoA-binding domain-containing protein 7, which produces MALQADFDRAAEDVRKLKARPDDGELKELYGLYKQAIVGDINIACPGMLDLKGKAKWEAWNLKKGLSTEDAMSAYISKAKELIEKYGI; this is translated from the exons gcTGATTTTGACAGGGCTGCAGAAGATGTGAGGAAGCTGAAAGCAAGACCAGATGATGGAGAACTGAAAGAACTCTATGGGCTTTACAAACAAGCAATAGTTGGAGACATTAATATTG CGTGTCCAGGAATGCTAGATTTAAAAGGCAAAGCCAAATGGGAAGCGTGGAACCTCAAAAAAG GGTTGTCGACGGAAGATGCGATGAGTGCCTATATTTCTAAAGCAAAGGAGCTGATAGAAAAATACGGAATTTAG
- the OLAH gene encoding LOW QUALITY PROTEIN: S-acyl fatty acid synthase thioesterase, medium chain (The sequence of the model RefSeq protein was modified relative to this genomic sequence to represent the inferred CDS: inserted 1 base in 1 codon; substituted 1 base at 1 genomic stop codon): MMMREDCPFARNENIFNCLYKNPEATFKLICFPWMGGGSTHFAKWGQDTHDLLEETASHYVAKAGLKLRRSSDPPASAYPCAGXEPPCLAKILGLFWILIFFMHSLRLPGRESRVEEPLENDISQLVDQVVCALQTVIQDKPFAFFGHSMGSHIAFRTALDLKENNQPEPLHLFLSSATPVHSKAWHRIPKDDELSEEQISHXLMEFGGIPKHFAEDKEFMKQYSPIIRADLNIVRSCISNVPSKAVLSCDLTCFVGSEDIAKDMEAWKDVTSGNANIYQLPGRHFYLLDPANEKLIKNYIIKCLEVSSISNF; encoded by the exons gaatgaaaacattttcaactGCTTATACAAAAACCCTGAGGCAACTTTTAAGCTGATTTGCTTTCCCTGGATGGGAGGTGGCTCCACTCATTTTGCCAAATGGGGCCAAGATACTCATGATTTGCTGGAAG agacagcatctcactatgttgccaaggctggtctcaaactccggcgctcaagtgatcctcctgcttcagcctacccatgtgctg gtgagccaccgtgcctggccaaaattcttGGTCTATTCtggattctaatttttttta TGCACTCCttaaggcttcctggaagagaaaGCCGAGTTGAAGAACCTCTTGAAAATGACATCTCCCAGTTAGTTGATCAAGTTGTTTGTGCTCTGCAGACAGTCATCCAGGATAAACCATTTGCATTTTTTGGCCACAG TATGGGATCCCACATTGCTTTTAGGACTGCACTAGatctaaaagaaaacaatcaaccagaaccattgcatttatttttgtcaaGCGCAACTCCGGTACAC TCAAAGGCCTGGCATCGCATTCCCAAAGATGATGAATTGTCAGAAGAACAAATAAGTCATTAGCTTATGGAATTTGGAGGCATCCCCAAGCATTTTGCTGAAGACAAGGAATTCATGAAACAATATAGTCCCATCATAAGGGCAGATCTGAACATTGTTAGAAGTTGCAT CTCTAATGTACCATCTAAGGCTGTTCTTTCTTGTGACTTGACATGTTTTGTTGGATCTGAAGACATAGCAAAGGACATGGAAG CCTGGAAAGATGTAACCAGTGGAAATGCTAACATTTACCAGCTTCCAGGGCGTCACTTTTATCTTCTGGATCCTGCCAACGAGAAATTAATCAAGAACTACATAATCAAGTGTCTAGAAGTATCATCGATATccaatttttag